The genomic region CGcaatacagcaacgtttcaggctcacattagcctttcctcaagctctAGTTGTTTACTTGTTACTCTGAGCCGGTGCACAAATTCTTTAATAAACACACCCACCCAGAGTGCTTTGCTTCATCTTTCTTCCCCCACACTCTTGCAGCAATTCTGCAGGGCACATGTACAGAAACCTCTTGAAAAATTCAGTACTGTGCATATACTCACTCAAAGTGAAGGGGGTGGCCAGAGGAGCAGTTTATTGGTTACTTTGCTCAGCAAACTTCCGGTGGCtttttgaagaagaggagcaccagccatatatatataatttatgttttctACATTTGCCTATGAAACAGTTGTGATTTCACATAGACTGCAGTGTTTGCTCTAATTTTGTCTTGGCTGTGTACTAAAAATTTCTTTTCTATGCACTTTCTATACAAAAAACAGATATGTTTATATGCATATGTACCAAATTATGTGTTTTTCACACAATTCTTGGTATACACTACAATTTATTGCTCTGCCCTCAAAAGTTGTGTGCACACACCGCTTAAAGGGAACTGTgcaaactgatattttttatGCTTGATTTGCTGAGTTGAAGAGAGTTTTCTGGCATCTGCTGCATATGTAAAGTATCTTGGAAAATCACATTGCAACTTAAGTAAAATGATTTTTGTGCATCATCTAAAACTGCTCACTCTCCTTATCCAGCCAGTAATAACCAGCCAGCTTGGCACAGTAAACAATGTCATTCAAGTTCAAAAAACAGACTTTGAAGTATTTGATGCCCTGATGGTGGATTCCCAAAAAGTTTCTGACTTATCAGGTAAGATTAACCCCTTCTTTAATTGGTTAACGATTTAGAACCTGAAAAAAACCCTTCaacatttatttgctgcaaaCCTCATGGCATTTCCTTTTACTAACCAGTTAAAAACATCAAAATCCTCACCGAATCTCTTGCCTCTGTGTAATTTGTGTATTGTAATGAATGAATGCACATGTTATAGAAATACAGGCATATTAGAAATGGCCTTGGCATTCCAGGACCTGCATAGTATTCTCAAAGAGGTATCATGGACATTGTTGAGTAGTAATATACATTACACTACTGGAATTATGTCCTAGGAATACTGGccccccctgttgtaaaatataagggtttATAGTCACTGTGAACTTGACATAAGGCTGAAGACTTTTAGGGCAGAATTCTTGTCAGATCCGTCGTTGCGACAATACGCAGGTGCCAAACATAATGGGAATGATAGAaaaatcgcaggtacaaactacacacaacacaactgtcagatTAAGACACAGCATGtagcgttcacatccgacagtcgccCTGGATACATGTAGTTTATACCTACGATTTTTCTATCATTCGCCTGCGATCCATCAAGAATCGTTCATGGAGTTCAGCTCTTATACAAGTCCTACAACTTTGAGTTGACTTCTTGTATCCCcatattttacagcattttaaacaaaattttttataaacgCTTATACACTTaaataattgacacctgttttttcacagaatgaatgaatttactaattgaactccacaccgctattatttgaaacaagctattattattttgaacaagcctcaaataatgattcaattacacagaatcagcagcatgcatgtcatatCTGTAGGGTCTGTTAGTTTCTATTACTCTaatacacctactagtaaattatttgccatgtagaagtataatttctaccaaaaacagtgatttatcagattagtgatgtcagactgctattattctgaacacaactgtatatatatttctatactaCATAAGTTTCAATTCATAGCAGAAGTGACTTTGATGGTTCCTGATAGATATACTGAGAGACCATGTTATATCTTAGACTTTTCATGTTGCATCTATAAAGGAAACATTGTTTTTCTTCAAGATTTATCCAGCTCTCCGCCTGGGCCTTACCAGCAAGATCCATATAACTGTAAACTAGAGGAACGCTTTAAAACACCCCCTATCCTTCCACCACACCTGCTTCAAGTCATTCTTAATAAAGACACAGGCATTTCCGTAAGTATGGTGCTGTATTTGCTGAAATTCATCGTTGCTTCTTTGCACATATAATCCCTATAATAAAGTGCTTAGTTTACATTTCCCTATTTAATACATAGGATAAGTGTCATTCATGTTTGTACTTTATATAGCCAAAATATCCAATCACATGTCCTCAGTGGGGCACTGTTTATTACGTGTAGTTTTTTcccccaagttttttttgtgtgtgtgtgtgtgtgtgtgtgtgtgtatatatatattattgtgacatttatattctatgtgtactgtatattgtaagtgggtccctaagctcagtaagtgacagcagcacagagtatgtgcagtgaatcagcagaaaagaagatggggagctactggggcatcttcagaggcacatatcttccctgctaaaggttgatggttgctttgggctagtaaagaaccccaaaacataatgtaatgtAGAGTTTTATAGCCTAATTCTCTAAgctttcgttttcctttaaaggtaaccTTATCCATAACTTTTATTTAAGGAGACTtcccccagacatgccagtataaccTAGAACTGGTCAATATAATAGAGTGCCAAGCAACACTGATTCTATATTTCCAGGATTGGTTTATCAATGTGCAATCTCATGTCTCTGCCAATTAGCAACACCGGTAACGAGATTTTGTATGCATATAATAATATGACTGCATTATTCTTATGTTGTATTGTTTAGGCTGAGTATAAGCTCCTACATTATTGCTTTTTCCCCTACAGTGTGACCCAGCATTGCTTCCAGAACCTAATCATGTTATGTTAAATCATCTGTATGCCCTTTCAATTAAGGTAAAGTGAGAGGGGGGGAGAGCATGTTAATATGTTTCTTCTATGAtagaaaaataattctttatttctatttttaaggATGGTGTGATGGTTCTAAGTGCGACCCACCGTTACAAGAAGAAATATGTTACCACATTGCTGTACAAACCAATATGAGTGTGTTCAATCGGTGCTATGGATTTTCCACTTTTTTACCTgtaataaatgttaaatatttaaaaagctataTTGTGTACAACCAAATTCTGTCTGTCAAACCTTTTGACTTaaacaattatatttaataataattaccTGATGAAAGATTGTAGCTCACCTTTGCATCATTTTTATACAATAATAGGACTAGCTGGAACATTGTAATTCCGTCTGCATCCCTGCATTTCTTTGCCAGAGCAGTCATTTTGATGGCAGAGCTCACAGGTATACAGAGCCCCTCGCATTCATAGAGCCACACTAAGATCACACAGAGAGCCCTATTtatgcaaattcgaatttgtgaggtttagagcatatttctactttgaataaactaacaattaaaaaaaccaaaaaaaaacaaatgtttgcttatttatgaaaaaactcaaacttgtcgagtttataggcttaaaaaactcatttgaattttaaaagaaaaaaatggctttAATTCTAGgacaacacccattgacttctacatgaacttaccAGCTTTTTAGATGCTTTTAGTTACATTAGAGCAGGGATGTCCAACCAGCGCTTCTCAACACGCGGTGGTGCATACGCTGAAGGAATCGGCGCATCCAGACATTGACGTCACCACCGTCACGTCACGTTCTGCAGTGAGCAGAGCTGGGCTGGCGCCTTAGTGTGGCGCGCAATGAAGAGAACTGGTGCTGCAGAAAACCGGAGGACTGCTGGCCTTATTCTGATGCCTGGTtcctgctggcataggtacagatctGGGGCAATTTTTATGACTGGCTGCTTGCACAAATTTGGGGGAAAATTTTGTATGgctgcacaggtacagattttggggcaatatttatggctgctGTCATTGTGTTTTCTGTCCAGACACATTACCATctcagtctgtcgtcttgttaggaaTATGCTTACTATGCCTACTTACTATGCcgggttgtaacaatgtggtaaCCTAGGGAGGAGGGGGACTGCCCATTGCCCAATTAGTAATCAATCCGGAGAAGGTTGCTCTATATTTGTTCCATATTCCAGTGAATAGCTCAATCTGGTTATCCAGTTGGTATTGTAGTTAATTTCTGTATATTTCCTTTATGTTTAGAAATCAAAAGTGTTATGTATTTCATgtgcggccccagaaaatttttcttctttgaatgtggcccagggaagccaaaaggttggacacccctgcattaaGAGTTTGAGGGTTGTTAATACATACCAGACGTATGagtttttgaaaacataatttgaattgtggcaaaaactcaaatctgaaccttgataaatcactcAGGGAGGTTCCGTAAGGTGCAGTGTACCACAACTTTGTAGAAAACTTGACCAGTCATACAAGCAGAGCGATTTCAGAGCTTATACGCAATTAGTTTGAGGCTTTAGCCATTTCAATTGATAAAAGCACATGTAGGGAATTCACCAacctatttacattttataataagcTATAAATGCATTATTAGTTGCTGTTGAAATAAGTTACCGTTCTTCAGGCTTCCTGTGTCTAGGAGCCTTTACAGTTGATTGGGAGGAAATCCCTTCTTCCATGGGAACTGCTGGATTGTGGTTATCATAGGGTTAATatcttaagggaacagtaacatcaaaaaatgaatttttttaagtaataaaaatataatgcagtgttgacctgcactagtaaaactgctgtgtttgcttcagaaacaatactattgtttataaataagctgctgtgtagcaatggggacagccatacaaaggagaaaaggctcaggttacacagcagatagcagacaaactctgtagaatataatggtgttatctgttattcactatttaacctgtgccatatagcctttttttcaatttcatccattgctccacagcagcttgtttatatgaactacagtattgtttgtgaagcaaacagatcagttttaccagtgccggcaacagaacattatattttatttactttaaaacactttgatttttttggtgttactgttcttttaaaatcaTCCACTAGGAGTTGGAGTCATGTTGCCTGTAGTATTTACATGCCCTAGTGGCTGActgcttttttaatatataggtattcagagctttaaaggggttgttcacctttgtaacaaaataacaaatctaacagttcacactaatagaacaaacttttccatagaaatagttaacagaaaaagtacagttcaagagatattcacctcagaagtgtccctgtactaatccttcagttccacacagaccctgtgctgggagggggtcactgacccccaaaaacactacagtgttcacttcctcttccttatatgacatcacacattgtactggcagctaacttaactcctattggctatgtctgctgtcaatctgccactgcttcctgtgctggggaatttgagcagcattcaggtactgaagagaaactgttacaagtttgtgagagggagggggagtgtgggcttgtgctgcagagacttcaactgtgcagatgccCCCCATCTCGATCCCCCCCATccgaggtgcttgggacctggagttttacggataatggatctttccataatttggatcttcataccttaagtctactagaaaatcatgtaaacattaaataaagccaataggctagttttgcctccaataaagattaattatatcttagttgggatcaagtacaagcgactgttttattattacacagaaaaaggaaatcagttttaaaatggatactatgggagatgacacttgtactttccagaaatatattatttggggggggggggggcatgtattattttgtgtatttacctcataaaaaatcattattcagcagctgactatttgtatgagcttgaggctttccaaatgagttgaatttttgtgcataaagtgaaatatttttctggtatagatccctatatcatgaaaaatagaactttttaatttgttggtatttagagctctaaatcttgttccagaagtggaacacttaaacacttaaaaaaggtatcgttttcctaggtaaattaccccccccccccccgggagagcgcacaaaatcacttaggggcaaattcactaagatgcgaagttgcgccaggcgcaactttgccgcacttcgccgcactttgccaggcgtagtttcgccagggctccgcaaattcactaaaatccgaagttgcgcacaggggtagcgtaaggttgcgaagttgcgctagcgttgattcgctaagtaaagcgaagttacactagcgaaggctaatttgcatacggtgccaaattcaaatttcaatggaggaatacgtatcagcactacaaatgcctagaaaaccttcaaatcagcaaataaaaattttattttgccctacacatgtgcccactgtctaggtaagttgccatgagtcaggaaatgtaggggggaggaaggggagccccaaacatttttcgatctttttcagcctatcagccatcatgtagaaaacacgccagtgttttttgggacttagaaaaaaaattgactttttttttaaacaatccctatctactctattgcgcttcgccaggtctgaggtggcgaaggaagtctagcgtaaaaggtagcgttcagtacactgtgcaagttagtgaatttgtgtagtttcgtcgctagcgaaaattcgcctggcataaggttgcgaagtaacactagcgaaactacgccagcgttcgttagtgaatttgcgcagtagcgaaaatgccaaacgctaccaaattaacgctagcgttcggcgcttcggcgcttagtgaatttgccccttagggtttccacctcacccttttaaaaccaaacacatatgaaatccacaggctgcatggctaattagcaattcatttagatgcatgacacatggctgcacagaaatcagttcagtctgcagcatctaaatgagttgataattagccatgcagcctgtggatttcatatgtgtttggttttaaaagggtgaggtggcaaccctactgtccctgctagatgtgtaagttacatacgtttctaagcaagtcactgctggttttgttgcaattttgtaaataactgacattatgcctaatgccaaaggtattaaaagataaaaatatagaaaagtcagtatttattcccagaaaaggttgcacccctttggcactccattcagttttagtGTAGGCAGAAGGCGAGTgtcagaattgggagaacaatgttgctccttccttttctgcagtatttgtctgcatggctgtgtgattgtttgttacaaggcaggtttgtttatatgctgcgtctgttaacctctgccattacaactgagtaatcaaccaatgatcattcaaattatgtgactggttacagttcacaagcacccaataaattactaggaggagggcagtatcaacatccaataggaaacaagtaagggcaaagcctgggcatgatgatgtcatcatataggaagttcttggtgtgtcaggttcaaaataggccactcccatcacttcagaaaactggtcagagagacaggagaagggctgagttaataggtataaaaatttgcttttataatggcatttttactttttgttatggaaaatggtttttctaacacattgagagcattgttaatggtttcataagatttgtacattgaaggtgaacaacccctttaacaatttacCTCTCCAGTAGCTGCAGAATACAATATAACACACAACTGTTTCCTctgttaaatacattttgtgaagatgttgtattagagagggtacagagaagggcaactaagctggtgaaaggtatggaaaaccttagctatgaggaaagactggccaaatttcggatgttcacgctggagaagaagcgcttaagaggtgatataataactatgtataaatatataaggggatcgtataataatctctctaatgctttatttaccagtaggtctttccagctgacacaaggtcacccattccgattagaagaaaagagattccggctaaatattcggaagggttttttttacagtgagagctgtgaagatgtggaattctctccctgaatcagttgtacaggctgatacattagatagctttataaAGGGTTTGGGTGGCTTGTTAGCAAGtgaagggaatacagggttgtggCAGATAGCTCagagtacaagttgatccagggactagtctgattgccatgtTGGAGTccagaaggaatttttccccctctgaggcaaataggggaggcttcagatgtttttttttgccttgcttTGGATCAAcgggcagttaggcaggttaaaaaaagtaaaaaggttgaacttaaaggaaaactatacccccaaaatgaatacttaagcagcagatagttcatatcatattaagtggcatattaaagaatcttaccaaattggaatatatatttatatacatctcctgccttgaaccaccatttcgtgatggtctgtgtgctgtctcagagatcacctgaccagaaatactacaactctaactgtaacaggaagaagtgtggaagcaaaagacacaactctgtctgttaattggctcatgtgacctaacaagtatggtttgttggtatgtttgtgagtacagtgaatcctacgatcccagggggcggcccttatttattaaaatggcaattttctatttatgattacccaatggcacatactactagaaaagtatattattatgaaaatggtttatttacatgaagcaggattttacatattagctgttttatgcaatatctttttatagagacctacattgtttggggggtatagttttcctttaatggacaggtgtctttttcaacctaacttactatgttactagtgatgtgcaggtcaacaaaCTGGCCAGCCCTAGGCCACCTGAGCTGTGGGTTTCTCCTCTCTACATATTTAATACACAAGAAGTTTGCACAAGCAAAGTTATTTATTATCTAagctttttttccacaaacacAGCTATGGTTTATAGCCGAAGAGTTAAGGGGTATTTCCAAACCTGTGTCTGTATGACTTAAATCAGTGTCAGGCCCATTTAAATTAAGTGCTTAGACTGGTGTTGGGTAGGTGGGAGTGCTCAGTTCTTTATACCTTACCAATATTGTGTGTAGTAGCTAACTCTCATATTAGTAAGTGAAGCAATGAGTTAGGGGCACTCTGGTGCTGCTGGGTAAAACCAACCCTATTGGAATGTATCTGTTCCAGAATCTAGAGCACAGATTTGCATACGTTTGAAGtgcatttatttttgcaaaaagcAGCAAAGCATAATAGAAACCAAGCATCCAGCCAGCACCTTACAAGCACTTCCAGTTCTCAATCTCTATTACCCAAGAGCAGCCTGCTCACCTCTCTTTAAAAGTCTCCACTCAGGACACAATGGGCAAATTGAAAAATTCACAGTTCACcttaaaaaattagaaacataTTCAATTTTATGAATATAAACTTTCTGGTAAATATGTACAATCCTCATAATTAAGGAAGCATTTAAAGGGACCAACTCAATAACATCTTCAGTAGATGAGCCTGGATATGCTCGCTTATCATTACTCAATAAATAACAAGTGACACAACATCAGCAGAAATGAATAGAAGTATGAGGCTTCTCCTTTTGGGGTGGAATCCATCATGCATTAAAGtgaaacacaaatatatacattgtcAAAGTGCAAATTACTACATGAACACATTCTGAAAGTCGGGGGGGAGGGGTGTTACAAACTTTCTCGATTACAAATTGAAAAATGAGAAGCCAATAGAATATCTACACCTATAAAAGATTTTAGCACCTTTTTCTGACATATTACCCCTGGCACATTCATGTATTGTGGATAAAGCAAGATGTAGATTATAGTGAGGTAGCAGAAGCATTAGGATGTCAATATGCAGAATAGAGTGAAACCCTTTGCTGCCCAGAAAGTCGTATGCATTTGGAAAAATGAGTCATGTGGCACAAAATAATGGTGAGACCCTGCAAGTTAATTGGCTTTAAAATAAGGACTAGAGTTCAGTAATTCAGCTGGTGGAACCTAATGATTGGAACTGTTCAGTTAGTAAATCTAGCAAAAACAAACAGACCTGACCTAGTGCAATAGTGTTCTTCTTTAGGAGATGGAAAAATGTGATATGGAGTGTGATATTCAGCCTTTAAGGTAGTTGAAGATATTAGCACACAGCTTCACATATACAGTTTAATGTTTTTGCATCTGCTGTCTGCTACAAACAATATTATCTGGATATAAAACAAATCAGTTTCAATAAAACTTTCCCACAGTTTCTTTTGTTCAATTATACAGAAGACTGGTCCCACACctacaaaaaaagaataataataattatatactaaatttcagatttaaaggggacctagaGGTATATTTGCAGGCTATTGCGCAGCTCATTCATGTAGTGGTACACAAATTGCAGCCAAACTTACAGGCATCCCATCTGCACCTTCTGGTCTAGACCTTGTGACATATACATGAGTGCTGGACACAACTCACACACATCATCTAACTGTATGTCATCAGAGACATGATGATACATGTTACAACTAGAATGATGGCATTGAGCATAAAGACATCTAAACTTAGTGCTGGAGCTTACAAGCTGGTTATCCGGAGAAAGAGCATAGCATGTTTGGATAGCTATAGCTTAGGGAGATGTACTGTGGTGCCCTGCATTTAGATTCCATTTAACCCAaagcaacatttttgaaatattatttttctagGTAAGGAGAATTTCACAACCGGAATGTGAGAACTGTCTATGTGATCACAGTTTGCCAGTTTCCCTCAATATGACAGTAGCTTAATGGGGACATATACCCTCTGGTATAACATAATGTAAGATTGTTTGAAGTGCTCGTCTAAGcattttataaattttgatttttgtaTTTCGTTATAGTAGCAGTGTATAAATCGTAATGTAAATTTGGATCAACAATGCTGTTTAGTCCAGGCATTGACCAGACAGAACTGCAAAAGTTACTGAGGCCTCTCTGCGCACTTGTATCACTCCTGTCACAATGAGCAATAGAACTGAGAGAAGAAGCATCAAGAGACAATTTCTGCGCTATTGCTGTTCTGTCTGGCCCTAGGCCCAGAGAGAATAGCAGCAGGATTCCTGTGGCATATTCATGCTGTTAGAAAGCAGTGCTCAGTAGAGTCATTTGAGCAGCTATTCATTAAGCTGTATTTCCTCTTTAAGAGACAGATTATGTTTAGCCCTACGAACTTAAAGTTTCACGGAGAATTAATCAATTACTTTACTGACTTTCAgtagaaaaataatatttctgaGGGATACTATG from Xenopus laevis strain J_2021 chromosome 1S, Xenopus_laevis_v10.1, whole genome shotgun sequence harbors:
- the prkab1.S gene encoding protein kinase, AMP-activated, beta 1 non-catalytic subunit S homeolog isoform X1, with product MGNTSSERPVPHKGSAEKDEFLAWQHDLEVNDKIPSQARPTVFRWTGGGKEIYLSGTFNNWAKIPLIRSRNNFFAILDLPEGEHQYKFLVDGQWTHDAAEPVITSQLGTVNNVIQVQKTDFEVFDALMVDSQKVSDLSDLSSSPPGPYQQDPYNCKLEERFKTPPILPPHLLQVILNKDTGISCDPALLPEPNHVMLNHLYALSIKDGVMVLSATHRYKKKYVTTLLYKPI